The following proteins come from a genomic window of Thermotoga sp.:
- a CDS encoding metal-dependent transcriptional regulator, with translation MLSPTEKRYLLAVLMTLDEGSTRLKRVSDFLRVKMPSAKQILEDLAAKKLINYVRRGPISLTRKGMELAQKEVERFNNLKEFLKKILFLDEKEAEKGAWEIFFNLEEKIADRVVDFMNFLAHCPHITPICIEGFKEYLETGEFPTLCRLKR, from the coding sequence ATGTTATCACCAACCGAGAAGCGATACCTTCTTGCGGTTCTTATGACACTGGACGAGGGAAGCACGAGACTGAAGAGGGTCTCGGACTTTCTCAGGGTGAAGATGCCGTCTGCCAAGCAGATTCTCGAGGATCTTGCGGCCAAAAAACTCATAAATTACGTGAGAAGAGGGCCAATCTCACTGACAAGAAAGGGCATGGAACTTGCTCAGAAAGAGGTGGAACGCTTCAACAACCTGAAAGAGTTTTTAAAGAAGATCCTCTTTCTCGACGAAAAGGAGGCAGAAAAGGGCGCCTGGGAAATCTTCTTTAACTTGGAGGAGAAGATCGCAGACAGAGTCGTCGACTTCATGAACTTTCTCGCACACTGCCCTCACATAACACCCATCTGTATAGAAGGATTCAAAGAATATCTGGAAACAGGAGAGTTTCCAACCCTTTGCAGGCTCAAGAGGTGA
- the rpsF gene encoding 30S ribosomal protein S6 has translation MAYVKERIYESMFIIAPNVPEEEREKLVEKTRSIIEERVKGKIDKIERMGMRKFAYEIKKFSEGDYTVIYFRCDGQHLQELENFYRVTPEIIRWQTFRRFDLEKKERKAQREKAAAETSEGEGGTES, from the coding sequence GTGGCTTACGTGAAAGAGAGAATCTACGAGAGCATGTTCATCATCGCACCAAACGTACCGGAAGAAGAAAGAGAAAAACTCGTCGAGAAGACCAGGAGCATCATCGAAGAGAGGGTCAAGGGAAAGATCGACAAGATCGAGAGGATGGGCATGAGGAAGTTTGCCTACGAGATCAAGAAGTTCAGTGAAGGAGACTACACGGTGATCTACTTCAGATGCGACGGACAGCATCTTCAGGAACTCGAAAACTTCTACAGAGTAACCCCCGAAATCATCAGATGGCAGACCTTCAGGAGGTTCGACCTGGAAAAGAAAGAAAGAAAAGCTCAGAGGGAAAAGGCGGCTGCGGAGACCTCTGAAGGTGAAGGAGGAACCGAATCCTGA
- a CDS encoding single-stranded DNA-binding protein, whose protein sequence is MSFFNRIILIGRLVRDPEERYTLSGTPVTTFTIAVDRVPRKNAPDDAQTTDFFRVVTFGRLAEFARTYLTKGRLILVEGEMRMRRWETQTGEKRVSPEVVANVVRFMDRKPAETPTEDMEEKLEIPEEDFTDDTFREDEPPF, encoded by the coding sequence ATGTCTTTTTTCAACAGGATCATCCTCATCGGAAGGCTTGTGAGAGATCCAGAAGAGAGATACACCCTGAGTGGAACGCCCGTTACCACTTTCACGATAGCGGTGGACAGGGTTCCTAGAAAGAACGCTCCCGACGATGCTCAAACGACAGATTTCTTCAGGGTGGTGACCTTTGGAAGGCTCGCAGAATTTGCAAGAACGTATCTCACCAAGGGAAGGCTCATCCTCGTTGAAGGCGAAATGAGAATGAGAAGATGGGAAACACAGACCGGAGAAAAGAGAGTCTCTCCAGAGGTGGTTGCGAACGTTGTGAGGTTCATGGATAGAAAGCCGGCTGAAACACCCACCGAGGACATGGAAGAAAAGCTGGAGATTCCAGAGGAAGACTTCACTGATGACACTTTCCGTGAAGACGAACCACCATTTTGA